CCAAATCACTGCGGGTATGCCGACACCGGAAGCCGCTTTCGAACCGGCATGATTCGACGCCGGATTCGCGGCCCGGGCGTGCGGCAATGGACGACGACGGTCATCGATAGGTGGTCGATGACGGCGATTTCGGAGGGAGGCGGAAGGGGGCGGCCGTTCGAAGCCGCCGAGTGAATGCGGCGCCTGCATCGCACGCGCCGCATCCGTCAGCGTGTTACTCGCTGCTCGTCCACTCGACGTTTGCGCCGACCGAGCGCAGGTTCTCGACGAAATGCGGATGCGCGCGGCGGATCGGCAGCGCGTTCATGATTTCCGAGCGGCCTTCGATGCTCGCGGCCACCATCAGCAGCGCGATCGCGACGCGGATGATGTACGGGCTCTCGACGCGCGCCGGGGTCAGCTGCAGCCCGCCGAACGTGATGAGCCGGTGCGGGTCCGACAGCAGCACGTGCGCGCCGAACTTCGACAGCTCGCCGGACCAGCCGAGCGCGCCGTCGTAGACCTTGTTCCAGAACATCGCGCTGCCTTCCGCGCGCACGCCGAGCGCGATGAAGATCGGCAGCAGGTCGACCGGCAGGTACGGCCACGGTGCGGCTTCGACCTTGGTCAGGATGTTCTGCGTGAACGGCCGGCGCACGCGCAGCGGGCCGTCGCGTTCCGCGCGCGACCAGCCGTCGCGGTGCGTGACGGTGACGCCGAATTTCGCGAACGTGCGGTCGATCAGCGGGAAATGCTCGGGCGACGAGTTGCGCACCGTGATGTCGCCGCCGGTGATCGCGCCGAGCGCGAGGAACGTCGCGATCTCGTGGAAATCCTCCGCGAAGCGGAATTCGCCGCCGCCGAGCTTGCCGCCGCCGGTCACGCAGAGCCGCGACGTGCCGATGCCGTCGATCGCGACGCCGATCATCGAGAGGAACTGGCAGAACTCCTGCACGTGCGGCTCGGACGCCGCGTTCATCAGCGTCGACGTGCCGTTGGCGGTCGTCGCGCACAGTGCGAAGTTTTCGGTGGTCGTGACCGACGCGTAGTCGAGCCAGTGGTCGTTGGCCGTCAGCGGGCCGTCGGTGCGCACGATCAGCGAATCGGGCGTGCGCTCGATGTGCGCGCCGAAGCGCTCGAATACCTCGACGTGCGGATCGATCTCGCGCACGCCGAGCGTGCAGCCCTTCACGTCGTTCTCGAGACGCGCGACGCCGAAGCGCGCGAGCAGCGGCGGAATCAGCATGATCGACGAGCGCATTGCTTCGGGCAGCCGGTGGACGGCCGGATCGAACTTCGTGTTGCGATGGTGGAGTTCGAGGAGGCCCGTCGTGAAGTCGACCGACACGTCGCTGCCGAGCGTGCGGAAGATGTCGAGGATCTTGCGCACGTCGGTGATGTCCGGCACGCCGACGAGGCGCAGCGGCTGGTCGGTCAACAGGGTGGCGCACAGGATCGGCAGGACGGCGTTCTTGTTTGCGGACGGCTTGATGTCCCCGCGCAGCGGGGTGCCGCCGTGGACGATGAGATTCGACATGATATGGGGGCGTATCGGTGACTGACGTAGGCCCATATGATGCCATTGGTCGGCGGGCGGCGTGGAATGTTCAGAGGGGAAAAAGGGGATTGAGGGGAGCGATTGACGGTGTTTGACGTTGGGTGCGGTCATTGCCTGCACGGCAACCGGCCGATCGAATCGCAAGAATGAAAACGACCGGCTGCAACGTGCCGGTCCGGCGCAATTCCTTATCTCGTAAAATCGCGGGCGGACTCCCTTATGCTGCCTTCCATGTCGACACCCGCTCCCGAATCCCGCTTGACCGACGATGCTTCCGCGAATACCGACGGGCGACCGTGGACGCGGGAAGAACTCCGCGCGTCTGTCGATGAATATCTCAAAATGCTCGAAAGCGATCGTGCGGGGCGGCCATACGTCAAGAAGGCGGTCTACGACACGCTCGCCAGACAATTCAATCGCACGGCAAAAGCGTTTGAGTACCGCATGCAGAACATTTCCTATGTGCTGGTGCTCATGGGCCGTCAATGGCTTCCCGGACTCAAGCCCGCAAAAAACGTTGGCGCGAACGGCGTGCTGATTGAGCAGTTCATCAACGAGTTGGAACGACGATCAGCCGCGCCGACGGTGAAGTTCGAACTCGATGTGCGCGACGCGCTAAAAAAAACGCCGGTCGCGCCGCCGCCGGGCAACACGAACCCCGACACGACTACCGCGACGGTCACGCAAGTACGACGCGATCCGTCGGTCAAGGCCTGGGTGCTCGCGCAGGCAAGCGGGACTTGCGAATGTTGTAACGAGCCCGCTCCGTTTCAGGGCGCCGACGGGCTGCCGTACTTGGAAGTGCATCACGTTCGCAAGCTGGCGGAACAGGGGCCCGACTTGGTGTCGAATGCGGTGGCGGTGTGTCCGAACTGCCATCGCGAACTGCATTACGGCGAGAATGCCCGGCAACTCGTCGAGCGCCTGTACGCGCGCTTGCCGCGCCTCGTTCGCGCATGACCGACGCTGGGCCGGCCACACGCTTGCCTATCACTACGCCGCCCGCATCCGCGCGGCGACCACCAGCGAGATCAGGCAGCCTACCGCGAGATAACCGGCGACGAGGTGCCACGAACCGCCCGCCACACTGACGAGGCCGACCGCGATGAACGGCGTGAACCCGCCACCGACGACGCTCGCGAACTGATAGCCGACGCCCGCGCCGCTATAACGGTATTCAGCGCCGAACAGCTCGGTAAACAGCGGCTGCTGGACGCTCACGACCATGTCGTGCGCGGCGTTCGCGAGCAGGATCGAGAAGATCACGATCCACGCGATCGACCGCGCCTCCAGCGCGATGAAGAACGGCACCGCGGACGCGACGCCGATCAGCGCGCCGACCAGGTAGATGCGACGCAGGCCGTATCGGTCGGCCAGCCACGCAAAACACGGGATCGTCACGCAGCTCACCGCGCCAACCAGCAGGCCGATATTCAGGAACAGGTCGCGCGACATGCCGAGGTTCGTCGTCGAATAGCTGAGCGCGAACGCGGTGACGATATACATCGTGAACAGCTCGGCGAGCCGCAGCGCGATGATCAGCAGGAAAGCCTTCGGGTGACGCGTCAGCGCTTCCAGCACCGGCAGGCGCAGCTTGCGGTTGCCGTGTTCGACCTTCTCGACGAACTCCTGCGACTCGTCCATGTTCTTGCGCACCCACAGCCCGATCAGCACCAGCACGATGCTGAACACGAACGGCAGGCGCCAGCCCCACGACTTGAACGCGGCCTCGCCGAGCGTGTGGCTCAGGATCGACACGATGCCCGTGGCCAGCACGAGCCCGACGCCATAGCCGACCTGCACGCCGCTGCTGTAGAACGCCTTCTTTTGCTTCGGCGCGCTCTCGACGGCCATCAGCGCCGCGCCGCCCCATTCGCCGCCGACCGCGAAGCCCTGGATCGCGCGCATCAGCACCAGCAGCACGGGCGCCCACCAGCCGATCGTCGAGAACGCCGGCAGCAGGCCGATCGCGACCGTCGACAGCCCCATCAGCATCACGGTCAGCACGAGCATCCGCTTGCGGCCGAGCCGGTCGCCGTAGTGGCCGAACACGATGCCGCCGAGCGGCCGGAACAGGAAGCCGACGCCGAACGTCGCGAACGCCGCGAGCGTGCCCATCGTCGGGCTGACCTTCGGGAAGAACTCGGAATTGAATACCAGCGCGGCGACGATCCCGTACAGCAGGAAGTCGTACCAGTCGACGACGGCGCCGACGAAGCTGCCGATCGCGGCCTTGCGGGCCTGGCTGCGCGCGCGGGCGCCGGCGGCGGCGTCGAGGGTGTCGAAGGTTGGGGTCATGGCGGTGTCTCCTGGCACGGCGCATCATGGAATCGTGGCGGCGCCGCGTCCGATGCTGCATTGAAGTCGATGAGTGAACGGAGAATAGGGCGCGCGCCACACGACGACAATTGGCCAATCGGATAAAGTGCGCGATTATCGTTCAAGATCGTGCGATTATCGAACGCTTTCCGGGTTTGCACTAGGCGGTGCGACGATATCCCGTTCGGCCAGGGTGTGCCGCCGTGAACGATCTGGTTAAAATCTGCAGCATTGAAAACACGCCCGTTCGGGCGGTTGCCCGGCCACCGCAGCGGCCCTGCATGCCACCCGAGCCGGGCGCCATCCCCATCGACCGCATGTCCCCGGAGACTGGAATGCCCGGCATTTCCCACCCCCTGTCCAGCGATACGCCGCCCGTTGCCGATTCGGCCGCCAATCCGCTCGGGATGGCCGGCCTCGAATTCGTCGAATTCGCGGCGCCCGTGCCGGAAGCGCTCGCGCAACGCTTCGAGCAATTCGGGTTCAAGGCGATCGCACGGCACGTCAGCAAGAACGTCACGCTGTACCGGCAAGGGCAAATGCATTTCCTCATCAATGCCGAGCCCGATTCGTTCGCCGCGCGCTACGCGGAGGAATACGGGATGGGCGTCTGCGCGATCGGGCTGCGCGTGGCCAGCGCGCGGCGCGCGTTCGAGCGTGCGATCGAGCTCGGCGCGTGGGCGTTCGAGGGCGAACGGGTCGGCGTGGGCGAACTGAAGATCCCGGCGATCCAGGGCATCGGCGATTCGCACCTGTATTTCATCGACCGCTGGCGCGGGCGGGACGGCCAGCGCGGCGGCGTCGGCGACATCTCGATCTTCGACATCGATTTCCGGCCGATCGACATCGCGACCGCGCACACCGATCTCGATTGCGCAGGCGTCGGCCTGCAGCAGGTCGATCATTTCACGCAGACCGTCGGCGCGGGGCGCATGCAGGAGTGGCTGGATTTCTACCACGACCTGCTGCACTTTCGCGAGATCCACGAAATCGACGCGCACTGGCATGTGTCGGAGGAATCGCGCGTGATGGTGTCGCCGTGCGGCGCGGTGCGGATTCCGGTCTACGAGGAAGGCACGCGGCGCACCGAGCTGATGCACGCTTATCTGCCCGACCATCCGGGCGAAGGCGTCCAGCACGTCGCGCTCGCGACCGACGACATCCTGTCGTGCGTCGATGCGCTGCGCGCGAACGGCGTCGAGTTCATCGAACCGCCCGCCCGCTATTACGACGACGTCGATGCGCGGCTGCCGGGGCACGGCGTCGATCTCGACGCGCTGCGCCGCCGCGCGGTGCTGGTCGACGGCGAGATCGGCAGCGACGGCGTGCCGCGCCTGTTCTTCCAGACCTTCATCAAGCGCCGGCCCGGCGAGATCTTCTTCGAGATCGTGCAGCGCAAGGGGCACCACGGGTTCGGGGAAGGGAACCTCGCGGCGCTCGCCCGCGCCCGCGACGCGGGCTGAACGGCTTCGGTGCCGTTATCGAGCATCGGGCATCCGCACTCACGCGCCGGCAGCCGGCACGCGGTTCGGCGCGGGATCGTTCGGTTCTCCCAGCACGCACGCCGTGCCGCCCGGCGTGTACATCGACACGACGCAGCGGTTGCACGACGTGCAGCCCGACTGCGCGAGCCGGTCGTCGTGCAACCCGTTCACGAAACCCGGCTCGAACACGAGCGCACGCGCGAGCGCAACCGCGTCGAAACCTTCGCGCATCGCCAGCTCGACATTTCCGCGCGAGCGCACGCCGCCGAGATAGGCGAGCGGCATCCGCACGGCCGCGCGCACCTTGCGCGAATGCTCGAGAAAGTACATCTCGCGAAACGCGCCCATCTTCGGTTCGGTGAGCTTCTGCAGCGCCATCGCGGCGCGCACGATCGCGTTGTCCGCGTTCGCGCGCGCGTCGCCCGGCAGCGGGCTGCCGAACAGCTGCCACACCGATTCGACGTTCATCCCGCCGCTCAGCACAAGCAGGTGCGCGCCTTCGGCTTCGAGCCGCCGCGCGATCTCGCACGCGTCGTCGGCGGTGCCGCCGCCGCGCACGCCCTCGGTCACGCCGATCTTGCAGACGACGGCAAGATCGCGGCCCACCGCGTCGAGCACGCGGCGCAGCACGTCGACCGGGAACGTCGCGCGCCGCGCCGCATCACCGCCGTATGCATCGCGGCGGCGGTTGTACAGCGGCGACAGGAACTGGCTCAGCAGATAACCGTGGCCCATGTGGATCTCGACCGCATCGAATCCGGCGTCGCGCGCATGCCGCGCCGCCTGCGCGAACTCGTCGGCGACGGCCGACATCTGGTCGCGCGTCATCGCCTGCTTCAGGAAGCGGCCGCTCATCACGCCGACCTTGTTGAAACCGCCTGATGCGCTCAACGGTCGTTTCGTCGACAACGATGGCAGGAACGTGAAGCAGCCGCCGTGCGTGATCTGCGCCGAGGCGGCCGCGCCGTGGCGATGCACGGCGTCGGTCAGCGCGCGGAATTGCCGGACCGTCGGCACGTCGAGCTGCGCCTGGTCGACGAACGTGCGGCCGTCATCGCTGATCGCGCAATAAGCGACGGTCGTCAGCGCGGCGCCGCCTTCGGCGATGCGTTCATGAAACCGGACGAGCGCGCGCGACGGCACGCCGTTCGGCGTCATGCCTTCGTTGGTGGCGGACTTGATCAGGCGGTTGCGCAGCGTCAGCGGGCCGATCTGCAGCGGGCTGAACGCGGTCGTGAGGTCGGCGGATTGCATGATGGCGCGGGCGTCGGGAGTGGACACGGCGACCATTGTGCGGCGATGGCGCAGGCGCGCATCGTCCGGGTGGACGAGCTTGCCACATGGGCCGACTCGACGTGCGGGCACGCTTCACGGTCCGTAGTGATGGCGTGTCGACGGCGCTCGCGCGGTATCGAGGCGCGAAGTCCGGTGCGAAAGGATCGTTGATTCAGCGCATCGAAACGCCGCGTCTGATTCTCAGGCCCGAACCGCCCGAATCCCCGATACACCCGACCGAGCCGTCACGCGGAATCGCCAGCGCCGAGCTTGCGGCTCTGGCGGCGCATGCCGTCGAAGATCGCGTCCGCCACGTCCGCCGGAAAATCCGCCGGGATATGTGACGCGACTTCGGCAATCGCCGGTTCCGTGCGCGCGGCGACGGCCGCCATCGCGGCGCGCACGTCGTCTTCGGTCAGGCCGACGCGCCGGCCCTGCGCGATCCAGTGGCGCGGCTGGATCTCGCCGATCACGTAGTGGCGGTTCTTGCCGCACACGGCCATCGCGAGCCGCGCGCGGCGCGGCGGAAGCTGGTTGCGGCGCGTGCCGATGATCGGATGCGCAGACAACACGTCATACAGCGGCGTGCTTCGGTACGTATTGCCGGGCAGGTGCGCGATGCTGAAGTTCTTCGCGTGGCCGTCGATCGCCGCCAGCACCCAGAACACGAGCTGCGCGACGAAGAAATTCATCCTGTCGTGCGCGGCGTCGGCCGCGTTCGCGAGGATGCCCATGATCGTCTCGATGCCAGGGCCGCCGTCGGATTCGTATTTCGCGCCCGACGGTGTGCCAGTCGCCTGGCACATGTCCTCCTGCGGCAGCCGCAGAAGCCACGTGCCGTCGCGGGAAGGGCGCCGGTCGAAGCGCTCGACGATCAGCGCCTTCTGGTCGTCGAACCGGCCGATTTCGCACGGCGCGACCGGCAAGCCATATGCGGCGACGAGCTTCGAACACAGCCATTCGTTTTCGACCGACGTCCGCATGTCGGCCTGCATGTTCCCGACGCGCCCGAGCGGCAGCTTGAAGATGTGCGTCGTCGGCGTGCTGCCCGACGGCCGCAACCAGCGGTTGCCCTGGCGCAGCAGCGCGGTTTTTTCCTGCGCGCCGGCGATCGACAGGCGCAGGTCGCCTTCCGGTTCCGCGTGACCCGGCAGCGGCGCGGCGGTCGCGTGACGCAGCACGTCGGCGACGGCCGCATCGTCGAGCGTCACGCCGTCGATCGTCTCGAGGTCGACCGGCGTCTCGCCGGGCGGCAGCATCTGGATCGCGCCGACGCAATCGCGGCCGATCGACGCGAGCAGCTCGAACGGCGCGGTCGATCCGAGCCGGTAACGCTGCGCGATGCGGCGGCGGATCGGTTCGCTGTCCGGCAGCAGGTTGTCGAAGTAATCGGCGACGATCGCGCCCTGGTGCGGCTGGTTACCGGGCGTGAAGGGCAGCGACAGCGACAGCGGACGCCCCTGAGGATCGTCGAGCCAGCCCGGCAGGTAGACGAGGCGTTCGACGCCGCGCCGGACTTCCCAGTAGCCGACCGGAATGCCGTTCATCCACAGGTCGAGGCGGTCGTGGCGGGCGCGTGCGGCCATCGTCACCAGTCCTCCCGTTCCGAGGTGCGCGGCTTGCCCGCTGTCGCTGCTGCCGGCCGTTTCCGCGCCGCGCCGGTCGTGGTTTTGGCTCGGATTTTCGGGGCCGTTGCGGCGCTCGCCGAATCCGGCGCGCGTTTTTTGGCGGCCGGCTTGCGAGCCGCCGGCCCGGTATCGGCG
The sequence above is drawn from the Burkholderia stabilis genome and encodes:
- a CDS encoding HNH endonuclease; the encoded protein is MTDDASANTDGRPWTREELRASVDEYLKMLESDRAGRPYVKKAVYDTLARQFNRTAKAFEYRMQNISYVLVLMGRQWLPGLKPAKNVGANGVLIEQFINELERRSAAPTVKFELDVRDALKKTPVAPPPGNTNPDTTTATVTQVRRDPSVKAWVLAQASGTCECCNEPAPFQGADGLPYLEVHHVRKLAEQGPDLVSNAVAVCPNCHRELHYGENARQLVERLYARLPRLVRA
- a CDS encoding type II toxin-antitoxin system HipA family toxin, whose protein sequence is MAARARHDRLDLWMNGIPVGYWEVRRGVERLVYLPGWLDDPQGRPLSLSLPFTPGNQPHQGAIVADYFDNLLPDSEPIRRRIAQRYRLGSTAPFELLASIGRDCVGAIQMLPPGETPVDLETIDGVTLDDAAVADVLRHATAAPLPGHAEPEGDLRLSIAGAQEKTALLRQGNRWLRPSGSTPTTHIFKLPLGRVGNMQADMRTSVENEWLCSKLVAAYGLPVAPCEIGRFDDQKALIVERFDRRPSRDGTWLLRLPQEDMCQATGTPSGAKYESDGGPGIETIMGILANAADAAHDRMNFFVAQLVFWVLAAIDGHAKNFSIAHLPGNTYRSTPLYDVLSAHPIIGTRRNQLPPRRARLAMAVCGKNRHYVIGEIQPRHWIAQGRRVGLTEDDVRAAMAAVAARTEPAIAEVASHIPADFPADVADAIFDGMRRQSRKLGAGDSA
- a CDS encoding NADH:flavin oxidoreductase; the protein is MQSADLTTAFSPLQIGPLTLRNRLIKSATNEGMTPNGVPSRALVRFHERIAEGGAALTTVAYCAISDDGRTFVDQAQLDVPTVRQFRALTDAVHRHGAAASAQITHGGCFTFLPSLSTKRPLSASGGFNKVGVMSGRFLKQAMTRDQMSAVADEFAQAARHARDAGFDAVEIHMGHGYLLSQFLSPLYNRRRDAYGGDAARRATFPVDVLRRVLDAVGRDLAVVCKIGVTEGVRGGGTADDACEIARRLEAEGAHLLVLSGGMNVESVWQLFGSPLPGDARANADNAIVRAAMALQKLTEPKMGAFREMYFLEHSRKVRAAVRMPLAYLGGVRSRGNVELAMREGFDAVALARALVFEPGFVNGLHDDRLAQSGCTSCNRCVVSMYTPGGTACVLGEPNDPAPNRVPAAGA
- the shiA gene encoding shikimate transporter yields the protein MTPTFDTLDAAAGARARSQARKAAIGSFVGAVVDWYDFLLYGIVAALVFNSEFFPKVSPTMGTLAAFATFGVGFLFRPLGGIVFGHYGDRLGRKRMLVLTVMLMGLSTVAIGLLPAFSTIGWWAPVLLVLMRAIQGFAVGGEWGGAALMAVESAPKQKKAFYSSGVQVGYGVGLVLATGIVSILSHTLGEAAFKSWGWRLPFVFSIVLVLIGLWVRKNMDESQEFVEKVEHGNRKLRLPVLEALTRHPKAFLLIIALRLAELFTMYIVTAFALSYSTTNLGMSRDLFLNIGLLVGAVSCVTIPCFAWLADRYGLRRIYLVGALIGVASAVPFFIALEARSIAWIVIFSILLANAAHDMVVSVQQPLFTELFGAEYRYSGAGVGYQFASVVGGGFTPFIAVGLVSVAGGSWHLVAGYLAVGCLISLVVAARMRAA
- a CDS encoding UDP-N-acetylglucosamine 1-carboxyvinyltransferase, which gives rise to MSNLIVHGGTPLRGDIKPSANKNAVLPILCATLLTDQPLRLVGVPDITDVRKILDIFRTLGSDVSVDFTTGLLELHHRNTKFDPAVHRLPEAMRSSIMLIPPLLARFGVARLENDVKGCTLGVREIDPHVEVFERFGAHIERTPDSLIVRTDGPLTANDHWLDYASVTTTENFALCATTANGTSTLMNAASEPHVQEFCQFLSMIGVAIDGIGTSRLCVTGGGKLGGGEFRFAEDFHEIATFLALGAITGGDITVRNSSPEHFPLIDRTFAKFGVTVTHRDGWSRAERDGPLRVRRPFTQNILTKVEAAPWPYLPVDLLPIFIALGVRAEGSAMFWNKVYDGALGWSGELSKFGAHVLLSDPHRLITFGGLQLTPARVESPYIIRVAIALLMVAASIEGRSEIMNALPIRRAHPHFVENLRSVGANVEWTSSE
- a CDS encoding 4-hydroxyphenylpyruvate dioxygenase family protein, which codes for MPGISHPLSSDTPPVADSAANPLGMAGLEFVEFAAPVPEALAQRFEQFGFKAIARHVSKNVTLYRQGQMHFLINAEPDSFAARYAEEYGMGVCAIGLRVASARRAFERAIELGAWAFEGERVGVGELKIPAIQGIGDSHLYFIDRWRGRDGQRGGVGDISIFDIDFRPIDIATAHTDLDCAGVGLQQVDHFTQTVGAGRMQEWLDFYHDLLHFREIHEIDAHWHVSEESRVMVSPCGAVRIPVYEEGTRRTELMHAYLPDHPGEGVQHVALATDDILSCVDALRANGVEFIEPPARYYDDVDARLPGHGVDLDALRRRAVLVDGEIGSDGVPRLFFQTFIKRRPGEIFFEIVQRKGHHGFGEGNLAALARARDAG